A section of the Sedimentisphaera cyanobacteriorum genome encodes:
- the rplM gene encoding 50S ribosomal protein L13: protein MKSFMAKKGQVERKWLLIDAEDKVLGRLAAEVAPILMGKNKPTYTPHVDTGDYVVIVNADKIKLTGRKQEIKFYDHYTRYPGGRKIVPFSEMISKKPEEVVKLAVKRMLPKNNLGDAMLKKLKVYAGQEHGHEAQKPEKLEL from the coding sequence ATGAAAAGTTTTATGGCAAAAAAGGGGCAGGTGGAGCGCAAATGGCTTCTGATTGATGCAGAAGACAAGGTGCTCGGCCGTCTGGCAGCAGAGGTTGCCCCGATACTGATGGGCAAAAACAAGCCTACATACACCCCCCACGTTGATACAGGGGATTATGTAGTGATTGTTAATGCTGATAAGATTAAGCTTACCGGACGCAAGCAGGAAATCAAATTCTATGACCACTACACCAGATATCCGGGCGGCAGGAAGATTGTTCCGTTCAGCGAAATGATAAGCAAGAAGCCTGAAGAAGTGGTTAAGCTTGCTGTTAAAAGGATGCTTCCAAAGAACAATCTCGGCGATGCTATGCTCAAGAAGCTGAAAGTGTATGCCGGCCAGGAGCACGGACATGAAGCACAGAAGCCGGAAAAGTTGGAATTATAA
- a CDS encoding glycoside hydrolase family 2 TIM barrel-domain containing protein, whose protein sequence is MLKSYPKTVLWCFLLFSAFFCTKTLAEDYPARHNFNSEWRFHLGDGDFKSPEFDSSSWRKLSLPHDWSTEGEFSKDNPTRNANLPGGIGWYIKKFSIPAEHTEKQVELEFGGIYRHSEVWINGRSLGMQYDGYTTFYHDITDYVNFGAENTVAVRVDNSEHPNCRWYSGSGIYRNTWLTFRNPLHITNWGTYITTPEVSSKKASVKIETAVKNDGKKKDFSLRTEIYGPEGNKIKQISTEKTARFKEKLKINQKIEVDSPKLWSTQRPQLYKAVSIVSSDGETKSRRETRFGIRRLRFDAEEGFFLNGKNLDFKGVCLHHEAGTLGAAVPKGVWQRRLENLRDIGCNAIRTAHNPPSQEFLDICDELGFLVMDEFVDKWENEKFADEHFREEWRDNYLNTIKRDRNHPCVVMWSVGNENLPAGSKEQNGYLKMLGGFVRYHDPTRPVVSGMRRGGDYNVEKKVENILKSCEYMDLIALNYGEQWADELAETNPDKPFVSTESYTYFNSSDKRRYAKIESAPWLDAARSDFNTGVFLWVGIDYLGESGWPKIGSKAGLFDIAGFRKASSYLYEAFWSDKPSIYAAVYKQDPDDFSKTGQWGWPNLTESWNFEDKQTADLAVYTNCKKAALYLNDKKIGEKKLADFPNGIVKFKGVSYEKGVLRAAGIENGEEVCNYELKTSGEPAKVRLTAEDTPREDGICHIRAEVVDSEGRVVKHAENELEFSADGGGEIIALSNGDVTSHRSFSETSLWSAYKGRVLCIVRVEGEKPLRIKAGSEGLESGRIQISPADSSGSNR, encoded by the coding sequence ATGCTGAAATCTTATCCCAAAACCGTTTTATGGTGTTTTTTGTTATTTTCTGCGTTTTTTTGCACAAAAACGCTCGCAGAAGATTACCCTGCAAGGCACAATTTTAACAGCGAATGGCGTTTTCATCTCGGCGACGGCGATTTTAAGTCTCCCGAGTTTGATTCAAGCTCTTGGCGCAAGCTAAGCCTACCGCACGACTGGAGCACAGAAGGCGAGTTCAGCAAGGATAACCCAACCCGCAATGCGAACCTTCCCGGCGGTATCGGGTGGTATATAAAGAAATTCTCAATACCCGCAGAACATACAGAAAAGCAGGTTGAGCTTGAGTTTGGCGGGATTTACCGCCACAGCGAAGTGTGGATTAACGGCCGGTCGCTCGGTATGCAGTACGACGGATACACAACCTTCTATCACGATATCACAGATTACGTAAACTTCGGGGCAGAGAATACGGTCGCTGTGCGGGTTGACAATTCAGAGCACCCAAACTGCCGCTGGTATTCAGGCTCAGGGATTTACCGCAATACTTGGCTTACCTTCAGAAACCCCCTCCATATAACCAACTGGGGCACATATATCACTACACCCGAGGTAAGCAGTAAAAAGGCATCTGTGAAGATCGAAACTGCTGTAAAGAATGACGGAAAAAAGAAGGACTTTTCCCTCAGGACAGAAATATACGGCCCTGAAGGGAATAAAATAAAGCAAATTTCAACAGAAAAAACAGCCCGTTTCAAAGAGAAGCTGAAAATAAATCAGAAAATCGAAGTTGATTCGCCTAAGCTTTGGTCAACCCAAAGACCGCAGCTCTACAAAGCAGTTAGCATTGTTTCCTCAGATGGGGAAACCAAGAGCCGGCGAGAAACGAGATTCGGCATCCGCCGTCTGAGATTCGATGCTGAAGAGGGCTTCTTTCTCAACGGCAAAAACCTTGATTTCAAGGGCGTATGCCTTCACCACGAAGCAGGCACTCTCGGTGCAGCAGTTCCCAAGGGCGTTTGGCAGAGGCGTCTGGAAAACTTAAGGGATATTGGCTGCAATGCGATAAGAACCGCCCACAACCCTCCTTCGCAGGAGTTTCTCGATATTTGCGATGAGCTGGGATTTCTTGTGATGGATGAGTTTGTGGATAAATGGGAAAATGAGAAGTTCGCAGACGAGCATTTTCGTGAGGAGTGGCGTGATAATTATCTCAACACCATCAAGAGAGACAGAAACCACCCCTGCGTTGTTATGTGGAGCGTTGGCAACGAGAATCTTCCCGCTGGAAGCAAAGAGCAAAACGGCTATCTCAAGATGCTTGGCGGCTTTGTCAGATACCACGACCCTACAAGGCCTGTGGTTTCAGGTATGCGAAGAGGCGGAGATTACAACGTTGAAAAGAAAGTGGAGAATATTCTCAAATCCTGCGAGTATATGGATCTTATCGCCCTAAACTACGGCGAGCAGTGGGCGGATGAGCTGGCCGAGACCAATCCGGACAAGCCGTTTGTGAGCACTGAATCCTACACATATTTCAACAGCAGTGATAAGAGGCGTTATGCAAAGATTGAGAGCGCACCTTGGCTCGATGCCGCTCGCAGCGATTTCAACACAGGTGTTTTTCTCTGGGTTGGGATAGACTATTTGGGCGAATCAGGCTGGCCGAAGATCGGCTCTAAAGCAGGGCTCTTCGATATAGCAGGCTTCAGGAAAGCAAGCTCTTATCTCTACGAGGCATTCTGGTCTGATAAACCAAGCATTTATGCAGCGGTTTACAAGCAGGACCCGGACGATTTTTCTAAAACTGGGCAGTGGGGCTGGCCTAATCTTACCGAAAGCTGGAATTTCGAAGATAAGCAGACAGCAGACCTCGCTGTTTACACAAACTGCAAGAAAGCTGCTTTGTATCTTAATGACAAAAAAATCGGCGAGAAAAAGCTCGCAGATTTCCCGAACGGGATAGTCAAGTTTAAGGGCGTTTCTTACGAAAAAGGCGTTCTGCGTGCTGCCGGCATCGAAAACGGCGAAGAAGTTTGCAATTATGAATTGAAAACCTCAGGCGAGCCTGCAAAAGTTAGGCTTACAGCTGAAGACACCCCCAGAGAAGACGGAATCTGCCACATAAGAGCAGAAGTCGTGGATTCTGAAGGCAGGGTTGTTAAACACGCCGAAAATGAGCTGGAATTCAGCGCAGATGGCGGAGGCGAAATAATCGCCTTATCAAATGGGGATGTAACCTCTCACAGAAGCTTTTCAGAAACAAGCCTCTGGTCGGCATACAAGGGCAGAGTTTTGTGCATAGTAAGAGTAGAAGGCGAAAAACCGCTTAGAATTAAAGCAGGCTCTGAAGGGCTTGAATCCGGAAGAATACAGATTTCACCGGCAGACAGCTCCGGCAGCAATAGATAG
- a CDS encoding DUF2294 domain-containing protein, with amino-acid sequence MPKINKTKGQLEAEISEAVIQFEKEYMGRGPKEIRTFIFEDMVMIRMRGVLTPAEKQLAKVNNGDTGRMLIKQVRKELIEKGRTLIEAIIKDLLSIDPTSMHTDISTVTGEKVIVFSLSESFESAAEQHSVHQ; translated from the coding sequence ATGCCTAAAATTAATAAAACCAAAGGCCAGTTGGAAGCGGAAATCAGCGAAGCTGTAATCCAATTTGAAAAAGAGTATATGGGGCGAGGCCCTAAAGAGATCAGGACATTCATCTTTGAGGATATGGTAATGATACGTATGCGAGGCGTGCTTACGCCTGCAGAAAAGCAATTGGCCAAGGTAAATAATGGAGATACAGGGCGTATGCTGATTAAGCAGGTCAGAAAGGAACTGATCGAGAAAGGCAGAACACTTATTGAAGCGATCATAAAAGACCTGCTGAGTATAGATCCGACAAGTATGCACACAGATATCAGCACAGTAACAGGGGAGAAAGTGATTGTTTTCAGCCTCTCTGAGAGCTTTGAATCTGCGGCTGAACAACACAGCGTTCATCAGTAA
- a CDS encoding DUF4914 family protein: MKTNMPDNLILSDKLADIFAKAPSVQFASGIEDLESLACGSSDNSEWTVSYTLPDGRKMDEVNVVRVKNGISANYTEAYMRRRDPNCMVVADENPSDKPKFHDRFGHSFEQTRQETFDWLSEQDLAVFAFEMGSSGLGGDALAVCPANACFFAFGLGLLQGVLDVRKLNRSFKPSFIIYVAPPFRHTHFEGRQVVVHNRVEEHEMFSYNLYPGPSAKKGVYGALINMGVRENWVTAHCSAVEVVTPYDNIVTFMHEGASGGGKSEMLQQPHRLPDGQIQIGRNIITDEQKFLEIRRTCDLHPVCDDMAMCHSSFQKDDGKLRVMDAEDGWFVRVNHITNYGTDHDLEHLTVHPPKSLLFLNIDVVSGGTALIWEHLEDEPGVPCPNPRVVLPRRIVPDSVEGNVAVDIRSFGVRTPPCTKDKPTYGIIGLFHILPPALAWLWRLVAPRGYSNPSIVDEGAMSSEGVGSYWPFTTGRKVDQANLLLQQFVDSTRTRYILTPNQHIGAWETGFMPQWLARDYLARRGHAQFRPGQLKSSRLPLLGYALNNIRIEGINVPRELLQVEKQPEVGTEGYDNGSEILQNFFESELKKYMHQDLNPLGREIINCCLDKGSLEDYQKLIKTASQ, translated from the coding sequence ATGAAGACAAATATGCCAGATAATTTAATACTTTCGGATAAATTAGCAGATATATTTGCTAAAGCGCCCTCTGTACAGTTCGCTTCGGGTATTGAAGACCTTGAGAGTCTTGCCTGCGGCAGCAGCGATAACAGCGAATGGACAGTTTCATATACTCTCCCGGACGGCCGGAAAATGGATGAAGTTAATGTGGTTCGCGTTAAGAACGGGATCAGCGCGAACTATACCGAGGCATATATGCGTCGGCGTGATCCGAACTGCATGGTTGTGGCTGATGAGAATCCTTCTGATAAGCCCAAATTCCATGACCGTTTCGGCCATTCTTTTGAGCAGACCCGTCAAGAAACCTTCGACTGGCTCTCTGAGCAGGATTTGGCAGTTTTCGCCTTTGAAATGGGCTCAAGCGGCTTAGGGGGAGATGCTTTGGCAGTCTGTCCTGCTAACGCCTGCTTTTTTGCTTTTGGTCTTGGACTGCTCCAAGGCGTTCTTGATGTAAGGAAGCTTAATCGTTCTTTCAAGCCCTCCTTTATTATATATGTTGCACCGCCTTTCCGGCATACCCACTTTGAAGGCCGTCAGGTAGTAGTCCACAATCGCGTTGAAGAGCACGAGATGTTCTCATACAATCTCTACCCTGGGCCAAGTGCCAAAAAAGGTGTTTACGGGGCTCTGATTAATATGGGTGTTCGCGAGAACTGGGTTACAGCGCACTGCTCTGCGGTGGAGGTTGTAACGCCTTACGACAACATCGTTACATTTATGCACGAAGGTGCCAGCGGCGGGGGTAAAAGCGAGATGCTCCAGCAGCCGCATCGTCTCCCGGACGGGCAAATTCAGATTGGCAGAAATATAATTACCGACGAACAAAAGTTTCTCGAAATCCGCAGAACCTGCGACCTGCATCCGGTATGCGATGATATGGCGATGTGCCACTCCTCCTTTCAGAAGGATGACGGCAAACTGCGGGTTATGGATGCCGAAGACGGATGGTTTGTACGCGTAAATCATATCACTAATTACGGGACTGACCACGACCTCGAGCATCTTACAGTACATCCCCCGAAGTCTTTACTGTTTTTGAATATTGATGTGGTTTCCGGAGGCACAGCTCTTATATGGGAGCACCTTGAGGATGAGCCGGGCGTTCCTTGTCCGAATCCGAGGGTTGTTCTCCCGAGACGAATAGTACCTGATTCTGTTGAGGGCAATGTTGCCGTCGATATCCGCTCCTTCGGCGTGCGCACTCCTCCATGCACAAAAGACAAACCAACCTACGGAATCATTGGGCTGTTCCATATTCTTCCGCCTGCATTGGCTTGGCTCTGGCGTCTTGTCGCTCCGCGTGGTTATTCGAATCCGAGCATTGTTGATGAAGGTGCGATGAGCAGTGAAGGTGTGGGCAGTTATTGGCCGTTTACAACAGGACGAAAGGTGGATCAGGCAAACCTGCTGCTCCAGCAATTTGTCGATTCAACCCGAACCCGTTACATCCTCACTCCCAACCAGCATATCGGTGCGTGGGAGACAGGTTTTATGCCTCAGTGGCTCGCCAGAGACTATCTGGCAAGACGCGGGCACGCTCAATTTCGTCCAGGCCAGCTCAAATCATCAAGACTGCCTCTGCTTGGCTATGCACTGAATAACATTCGAATTGAAGGGATTAACGTACCTCGCGAACTGCTTCAGGTTGAAAAGCAGCCGGAAGTAGGTACCGAAGGGTATGACAATGGCTCAGAGATCCTGCAGAACTTCTTTGAGAGTGAGCTAAAAAAATATATGCATCAAGACCTGAACCCGCTCGGACGCGAGATTATTAACTGCTGTCTCGATAAAGGGAGCTTAGAGGATTACCAAAAGCTGATAAAAACGGCATCGCAATAG
- the pheA gene encoding prephenate dehydratase: protein MELEDLRKKIDQIDSRLVELINERAKVVVDVGKLKRRDGSVPVYAPDRESQVLSKICELNKGPLPDKTLVAVWRELMSGSFFIERPLRISFLGPEGSYSHQASMKKFGQSVDYVPLADIRGVFDEVARGQCDFGMVPVENSSGGGVVETLDAFLETRIMICAEMEMPIHHNLLAKCRLEEIEKIYSKPEVFAQCRNWITENHFEGKIITEASTARAAELAAESEKCAAIGSSLAGRIYGLNVLYEKIEDKPDNVTRFLIISSRDTPKTGDDKTAVVFTTPHKPGALFDVLGVFDKYDINLTRIESRPNKTRNWEYHFFADINGHKTDENIIKALEKLHDRTIQVQILGSFPRYTGEPD from the coding sequence ATGGAACTTGAAGATCTCAGAAAAAAAATCGACCAGATAGACTCCCGTCTTGTGGAGCTTATCAACGAGCGCGCTAAGGTTGTCGTGGATGTAGGCAAGCTTAAGCGGCGTGACGGGAGCGTGCCTGTTTACGCTCCGGACAGGGAATCTCAGGTTCTCTCTAAGATATGCGAGCTGAATAAAGGCCCGCTTCCGGATAAAACACTCGTTGCAGTCTGGCGTGAGCTTATGAGTGGGTCATTCTTTATTGAAAGGCCGCTTAGGATATCGTTTCTCGGCCCTGAAGGCAGCTATTCGCATCAGGCATCCATGAAGAAATTCGGTCAGAGCGTGGATTATGTACCTCTGGCAGATATCAGGGGCGTTTTTGATGAGGTTGCCCGCGGACAGTGCGATTTCGGTATGGTTCCCGTGGAGAATTCCTCAGGCGGAGGCGTTGTGGAAACGCTCGATGCCTTCCTCGAAACACGGATTATGATATGCGCAGAGATGGAAATGCCCATCCACCACAACCTGCTCGCCAAGTGCAGGCTTGAAGAGATTGAAAAGATATACTCAAAGCCCGAGGTGTTTGCGCAATGCCGCAACTGGATTACAGAGAATCATTTCGAAGGAAAGATTATCACCGAAGCCTCTACCGCAAGAGCAGCTGAGCTGGCCGCAGAATCTGAGAAATGCGCTGCGATAGGCTCCTCGCTTGCAGGCAGGATATACGGCCTCAACGTGCTCTATGAGAAAATCGAGGACAAGCCGGACAACGTAACCCGATTCCTGATTATTTCAAGCCGCGATACGCCCAAAACAGGCGACGATAAAACTGCAGTCGTATTCACAACCCCCCACAAACCCGGAGCACTTTTCGATGTGCTCGGCGTGTTCGATAAATACGACATCAATCTTACGAGAATAGAATCCCGCCCGAATAAAACGAGGAACTGGGAATACCACTTCTTCGCAGATATAAACGGGCACAAAACCGATGAAAATATTATCAAAGCACTTGAAAAACTGCACGACAGGACAATACAGGTTCAGATACTTGGCAGTTTCCCCAGATATACGGGCGAACCGGATTAG
- the tpiA gene encoding triose-phosphate isomerase translates to MRKPFIAANWKMNTDSQYALELASGLEKAIADIQGVDVAVCPPFVYLQSVAKSLSVDGNVAVGAQDVYFEGNGAFTGEISCEMLKDVCCSYVITGHSERRHVIGESDELINKKTKAALEAGLKPILCIGELLEEREADKTSEVCEMLNRHICLIFKREADKTSEVCERQLREGLKGISEQELANVTIAYEPVWAIGTGKTATSDQAQEVHEFVRGVIAELYSKEAAENIIIQYGGSAKPKNTKELMSCKDVDGLLVGGAGLKVDSFYEMVKITEELYK, encoded by the coding sequence ATGAGAAAACCATTCATAGCAGCAAACTGGAAGATGAATACCGACAGTCAGTATGCATTAGAGCTGGCATCAGGGCTCGAAAAGGCAATCGCAGATATTCAGGGTGTGGACGTGGCAGTATGCCCGCCATTTGTTTATCTTCAGTCTGTTGCGAAAAGCCTTTCTGTTGACGGTAACGTTGCAGTTGGCGCGCAGGACGTATATTTCGAGGGCAACGGCGCATTCACTGGCGAGATAAGCTGCGAGATGCTCAAAGATGTGTGCTGTTCATACGTTATCACAGGCCACTCAGAGAGAAGGCATGTAATAGGCGAGAGCGATGAGCTTATCAACAAGAAAACCAAAGCTGCACTTGAAGCCGGACTGAAACCGATTCTGTGCATTGGAGAGCTTCTTGAGGAAAGAGAGGCCGACAAAACCAGTGAAGTTTGCGAAATGTTGAACCGTCATATCTGCCTGATTTTCAAAAGAGAGGCCGACAAAACCAGTGAAGTTTGCGAAAGGCAGCTTCGCGAGGGGCTCAAAGGCATCAGCGAGCAGGAGCTTGCTAACGTAACTATCGCTTACGAGCCAGTTTGGGCTATCGGTACCGGTAAAACCGCCACATCAGATCAGGCGCAGGAAGTTCACGAGTTTGTAAGAGGCGTAATCGCCGAGCTATACAGCAAAGAAGCTGCTGAAAATATCATCATCCAGTACGGCGGTTCTGCTAAGCCTAAGAACACCAAAGAGCTGATGAGCTGCAAGGATGTTGACGGGCTTTTAGTAGGCGGCGCTGGGCTCAAGGTTGACAGCTTCTATGAAATGGTGAAAATAACCGAAGAGCTTTATAAGTAA
- the secG gene encoding preprotein translocase subunit SecG, which yields MLLPFAKVPVIMSIIAVIWALSGLLLILIILIQKGKGGGLGSAFGGAGSTSLLGTKTGDFLTWVTIGLVSVFLIFSVVMAKYYRPSDLEQLKQKEPDIEAVDESMLIDEEAEKSGQSETGQQEAEQTGEDIESQLESSADEIQQSAEQSAGEAEEQLKSIGSEAAEKAAEQQDNTE from the coding sequence ATGCTTCTACCATTTGCCAAAGTACCGGTAATAATGAGTATCATAGCGGTGATATGGGCTCTCTCTGGCCTTCTGCTGATACTTATCATCCTTATACAAAAAGGTAAAGGCGGAGGGCTAGGTTCTGCATTCGGCGGTGCCGGTTCTACGAGCCTTCTGGGAACTAAGACCGGAGACTTCCTTACGTGGGTAACGATAGGGCTTGTTTCGGTGTTCCTTATTTTCAGTGTGGTAATGGCGAAATATTACCGCCCCAGTGATCTGGAACAGCTCAAACAGAAAGAGCCGGATATTGAGGCTGTTGATGAGTCTATGCTTATAGACGAAGAGGCAGAAAAATCCGGCCAGAGCGAAACAGGTCAGCAGGAAGCTGAGCAAACCGGTGAGGATATTGAGAGTCAGCTTGAAAGCTCTGCTGATGAAATTCAGCAGTCTGCCGAGCAAAGCGCCGGTGAAGCAGAAGAGCAGCTCAAATCGATTGGCAGTGAGGCCGCAGAAAA